From Maridesulfovibrio bastinii DSM 16055, the proteins below share one genomic window:
- the rnhA gene encoding ribonuclease HI, whose product MINPVYIYTDGSCLGNQFKNACGGYGAVVQVNGETLELSQSYHDTSNNRMELRAVIASLKTVCTPSEIVIFSDSKYVTDAFGQGWINGWTARGWRKANGKPVENQDLWKELLELLHGHHVVWEWVKGHSDNAFNERADVLAKMATASDNPLCDVGHTAVNIVSIY is encoded by the coding sequence ATGATCAACCCAGTTTACATATACACTGATGGCTCATGCCTCGGAAATCAGTTCAAAAACGCTTGCGGTGGATATGGAGCCGTCGTCCAAGTCAACGGAGAAACACTGGAACTCTCCCAGAGCTACCACGACACAAGCAATAACCGGATGGAACTCAGAGCAGTCATTGCAAGCCTTAAAACTGTCTGCACGCCCAGTGAAATAGTTATCTTCTCCGATTCAAAGTATGTAACGGATGCTTTTGGTCAGGGCTGGATTAACGGATGGACAGCTAGGGGGTGGCGGAAAGCAAACGGCAAGCCGGTAGAGAATCAGGACCTGTGGAAGGAACTGCTTGAACTGCTCCACGGACACCACGTAGTCTGGGAATGGGTCAAAGGACACAGTGACAACGCTTTTAATGAACGCGCAGATGTGCTGGCCAAAATGGCTACGGCAAGCGATAATCCACTCTGCGACGTTGGTCATACTGCTGTCAACATAGTCAGCATATACTAA
- a CDS encoding abortive infection family protein: protein MKTCLGKYGYSYFSGGVIRNAGSTGATQDLEERLRNYDHAAIDDEFKRTMENIEVDPPAALTGACAIVESLCKVYIDAHDDLTLPNKETISTLWEVVRKHLGFDPSSLEDNDLRKIITGTGSIVTGLGALRTHAGSAHGRSNGTRYNLRPRHVRLAVHAAHTLVTFVLETWEERSSK, encoded by the coding sequence ATGAAGACTTGCCTTGGGAAGTATGGGTACAGCTATTTCAGTGGTGGAGTCATTCGTAATGCCGGAAGCACGGGAGCAACGCAAGATCTTGAAGAACGACTACGCAATTATGATCACGCTGCTATTGATGATGAATTCAAGCGTACCATGGAAAATATCGAGGTTGATCCTCCGGCAGCACTGACGGGGGCATGTGCGATCGTCGAATCCTTGTGCAAAGTGTACATCGATGCCCATGACGATCTTACGTTACCGAATAAGGAAACTATCAGCACATTGTGGGAAGTCGTCAGGAAGCATCTCGGTTTTGATCCAAGTTCCCTTGAAGATAATGACCTCAGGAAGATCATTACCGGGACTGGTTCCATAGTTACGGGACTGGGCGCGTTGCGAACTCATGCTGGATCAGCTCACGGTCGTAGCAATGGAACTCGGTACAACCTTCGGCCAAGGCATGTGCGGCTTGCTGTTCATGCTGCACACACCTTAGTAACTTTCGTGCTTGAGACTTGGGAGGAGCGCAGCAGCAAATAG
- a CDS encoding YagK/YfjJ domain-containing protein encodes MTYYNNDYISEIKDTIERVVIHSSTSRSKNLIIRLDFTYPEGINYPDDNNAFTKFLNSFIKNCTRKGLTPYYVWVREQSMNSIAGKHHFHLVLFLDGNIIQNPHKIYQKATELWGMTVGHSAAGLVHLCSHHLETQYINTAIQIRRNSPDFEQTLNEANKWIQYLSKSYSKEGYPHKVKRYGASQVPAIQQNAALTGPTITTGMCF; translated from the coding sequence ATGACCTACTATAACAATGACTATATCAGTGAGATAAAAGACACCATAGAACGAGTAGTTATTCATAGCAGCACAAGCAGGAGTAAGAACCTGATAATAAGATTAGACTTCACTTACCCCGAAGGCATAAATTACCCCGATGACAACAACGCCTTCACTAAGTTTTTAAATTCATTCATCAAGAATTGCACACGCAAAGGCCTTACCCCTTATTACGTCTGGGTAAGAGAACAATCGATGAATTCCATAGCTGGCAAGCACCATTTCCACCTAGTCCTGTTCCTTGATGGCAATATCATTCAGAACCCACACAAAATTTACCAGAAAGCGACCGAGCTCTGGGGGATGACCGTAGGTCATTCAGCAGCAGGCTTAGTTCACTTGTGCTCGCACCATCTGGAGACCCAGTACATCAATACTGCAATCCAAATACGCAGGAACTCTCCAGATTTCGAGCAGACGTTGAATGAAGCAAACAAATGGATACAGTACTTGTCAAAGTCGTACAGCAAAGAGGGCTACCCGCATAAAGTGAAACGGTATGGTGCATCCCAAGTTCCTGCGATTCAGCAAAACGCCGCCCTTACAGGCCCCACAATTACCACGGGCATGTGTTTCTAA
- a CDS encoding DUF4868 domain-containing protein has translation MKSLQDLQNFPFENATAALWVVKKRVQQRQAKYTARWVEVSGEAESDFNLEDQLVSVVTDVVEGQKDELDYDYVCNPDEFCLLKVDAEDTNMPLIIEKMSVPGSECQVSDEKELLNAAGYVIKLQSGDNVLYAFKKTAASWKTSKVKSGRWVIFDGECMIGISQEAVFQIYKSVDFICYDDTVFIADKKSFESAMNYKDSMIDRRDVAITDLEESEVFSSVDSIKEFVGEDMRYLRSISSILDKGFYKEEVFMNRLKAKNEERGWGIQVDDNGKIIPTEDKMADLFKLLNDFRLYSELSHNIYDVPSTQNVG, from the coding sequence ATGAAATCGCTCCAAGACCTCCAGAATTTCCCCTTTGAGAATGCAACCGCAGCCCTGTGGGTGGTTAAGAAGAGAGTGCAGCAACGCCAAGCCAAATATACTGCCCGTTGGGTAGAAGTCTCTGGCGAAGCAGAGTCTGACTTCAACCTGGAAGATCAATTAGTTAGCGTTGTGACAGATGTTGTTGAAGGTCAAAAGGATGAACTGGACTATGACTATGTTTGTAACCCAGATGAATTCTGTCTTCTGAAAGTAGACGCTGAAGATACCAATATGCCGCTTATTATCGAAAAGATGAGCGTGCCAGGTAGTGAATGTCAGGTCAGTGATGAGAAAGAACTTCTGAACGCTGCGGGGTATGTCATCAAGTTGCAATCTGGAGACAATGTCCTTTACGCGTTCAAGAAGACAGCAGCATCTTGGAAAACGTCAAAGGTTAAGTCCGGCAGATGGGTTATATTTGATGGAGAGTGCATGATTGGTATCTCTCAAGAAGCCGTATTCCAAATTTACAAGAGCGTCGATTTTATTTGCTACGATGACACGGTGTTTATTGCAGACAAGAAGAGTTTTGAATCTGCAATGAATTACAAAGATAGCATGATCGATCGGAGAGATGTCGCCATCACAGACTTGGAAGAATCTGAGGTGTTTAGCTCCGTGGATTCTATCAAGGAATTTGTTGGCGAAGACATGAGGTACTTACGGTCCATCTCATCAATTCTGGATAAGGGCTTCTATAAAGAAGAAGTGTTTATGAATAGGCTCAAAGCAAAGAATGAAGAGCGTGGTTGGGGTATTCAAGTTGATGACAACGGTAAGATAATCCCTACAGAAGATAAAATGGCTGATTTATTCAAGCTGTTGAATGATTTCCGGTTGTATTCAGAATTGAGCCACAATATTTACGATGTTCCATCAACACAGAACGTAGGTTAA
- a CDS encoding virulence RhuM family protein has product MFDVNVPAISKHFKNIFDSGELDEDSVVSILETTAADGKNYKTKYYNLDAIISVGYRVNSSKATQFRIWATALLKEYIIKGFAMDDERLKNGRHFGKDYFRELLERVRSIRASERRIYQQITDIFAECSIDYDPRSDVTQKFYAHVQDKFHFAITGQTASEIQFHRADSDKPLMGLQTYKNAPDGRVLLSDTKVGKNYLAEDEIKKLERTVSSFFDYIERIIESRTTFTMKAFADSVNRFLEFNEYQVLEGYGSVSRKQTDAKARAEYEKFNRTQRIESDFDRALKAIKKKDGGV; this is encoded by the coding sequence TTGTTCGATGTAAACGTTCCGGCCATATCCAAACACTTCAAGAACATCTTTGATAGTGGAGAACTGGACGAAGATTCAGTTGTTTCCATTTTGGAAACAACTGCCGCAGACGGTAAGAATTACAAGACAAAGTATTACAATCTGGATGCCATCATCTCCGTTGGCTACCGGGTTAACTCGTCCAAAGCAACCCAGTTTCGCATCTGGGCCACGGCTCTGCTTAAGGAATATATAATCAAAGGCTTTGCCATGGATGACGAACGTTTAAAGAACGGTCGCCACTTCGGTAAGGACTATTTCCGCGAGTTACTGGAAAGAGTCCGTTCCATTCGAGCCAGTGAACGGCGCATATACCAGCAGATAACCGACATCTTTGCCGAGTGCAGCATCGACTATGATCCGCGCTCGGATGTCACGCAGAAGTTCTACGCCCATGTGCAGGATAAATTTCACTTTGCCATTACCGGGCAGACCGCCAGCGAGATTCAGTTTCACAGGGCTGATTCGGATAAACCGCTTATGGGGCTGCAAACTTACAAGAACGCCCCGGATGGCCGGGTTTTGCTTTCCGACACCAAGGTCGGGAAGAATTATCTGGCCGAGGATGAAATCAAGAAATTGGAGCGCACCGTATCCAGCTTCTTCGATTACATTGAGCGCATCATCGAGAGCCGCACGACCTTTACCATGAAGGCCTTTGCTGACAGCGTGAATCGCTTTCTGGAGTTCAACGAGTATCAGGTTCTGGAAGGGTACGGATCTGTTTCCCGAAAGCAGACCGATGCTAAGGCCCGTGCTGAGTATGAAAAGTTTAATAGGACTCAGCGTATTGAGTCTGATTTTGATAGGGCTTTGAAGGCGATTAAGAAGAAGGATGGTGGGGTATGA
- a CDS encoding type I restriction-modification system subunit M has protein sequence MTTAQVSQKEINDILFKACDTFRGILNANQYKDYILAMLFVKYISDVYRERYDELKEQYKDNEERIQRRLSRERFVMPKGCTFYDLFDQRNAANVGEVINTTLERIEDANRAKLQGVFRNIDYNSEYNLGKTKDRNSRLKIFLEDLNDPRLDLRPSRIGNLDVIGNAYEYLIANFAAGAGKKAGEFYTPPEVSELIAELVDPQPGERIGDPACGSGSLLIKCGNRVLKDSDDFSLYGQEINGETWALAKMNMFLHGMDRARIEWGDTLRDPKLLEDDTTMKFEVVVANPPFSLDKWGYNTAQSDSFNRFHRGLPPKSKADYAFISHMIETTTLESGRVGVVVPHGVLFRGGAEGKIRKQLIEENLLDTVIGLPANLFFGTGIPAAILMFKRNRTVKEVLFIDASREYADGKNQNKLRPQDIQRIVDTYKTRENVDKYAYMAGFDEIKENDFNLNIPRYVDTFEEEEEIVIADVQKEIDDIEKELAGVRDEMAGYLKELGVL, from the coding sequence ATGACAACAGCACAGGTCAGCCAGAAAGAGATCAACGACATTCTCTTTAAGGCATGTGACACCTTCCGGGGCATCCTTAATGCCAATCAGTATAAAGACTACATTCTTGCCATGTTGTTTGTGAAGTACATCTCGGATGTATACCGGGAGCGTTATGACGAGCTGAAAGAGCAGTACAAGGATAACGAGGAACGCATCCAGCGTAGGCTCTCCAGAGAGCGGTTTGTCATGCCGAAGGGTTGCACCTTCTACGATCTGTTTGACCAGCGTAACGCCGCAAACGTGGGCGAGGTAATCAATACCACCCTGGAAAGGATCGAAGATGCGAACCGGGCCAAACTTCAGGGAGTATTTCGTAATATAGATTACAATTCCGAATATAACCTCGGAAAGACCAAGGATCGCAACAGCCGTTTGAAAATTTTTCTGGAAGACCTCAACGATCCCAGGCTTGACCTGAGGCCTTCACGTATCGGGAATCTCGATGTCATTGGTAATGCATACGAATATCTCATTGCAAATTTCGCCGCAGGTGCCGGCAAAAAGGCCGGAGAGTTTTACACCCCGCCCGAGGTCTCCGAATTGATAGCTGAACTGGTCGATCCCCAGCCGGGGGAGCGTATCGGTGACCCGGCCTGTGGTTCCGGTTCTCTGCTAATCAAATGCGGAAACAGAGTTCTCAAGGATTCTGATGATTTCTCCCTGTACGGGCAGGAGATCAATGGCGAGACCTGGGCCTTGGCCAAGATGAACATGTTCCTGCACGGCATGGACCGTGCCCGTATTGAATGGGGAGACACCCTGCGTGATCCAAAGCTTTTGGAAGACGATACCACGATGAAGTTTGAAGTCGTGGTAGCCAACCCGCCTTTCTCATTGGATAAGTGGGGATATAATACTGCCCAGAGTGATTCGTTTAACCGTTTCCATCGGGGATTGCCGCCAAAGTCCAAGGCTGACTATGCTTTCATCTCTCACATGATCGAGACCACCACTCTGGAATCAGGCCGGGTCGGTGTGGTTGTGCCGCATGGAGTCCTTTTCCGTGGCGGTGCGGAAGGTAAAATCAGGAAGCAGCTTATAGAAGAGAATCTTTTGGACACCGTAATCGGTCTGCCAGCTAATCTTTTCTTTGGAACCGGCATACCGGCGGCGATTCTTATGTTCAAACGGAACCGTACAGTCAAAGAGGTTCTGTTTATTGATGCCAGCCGGGAATATGCGGACGGCAAGAATCAGAACAAGCTGCGTCCGCAGGATATCCAGCGCATTGTGGATACTTACAAGACCCGTGAGAATGTGGACAAGTATGCGTACATGGCCGGTTTTGACGAGATCAAAGAGAACGATTTCAACCTCAATATTCCCCGCTACGTGGATACCTTTGAAGAAGAGGAAGAGATCGTGATCGCTGACGTTCAGAAGGAAATCGACGATATCGAAAAGGAACTGGCGGGCGTGCGCGATGAAATGGCCGGTTATCTCAAGGAACTGGGGGTGCTCTAG
- a CDS encoding restriction endonuclease subunit S, which yields MPDEWDAALLNKIANVVRGASPRPAGSPKYFNGDFIPWITVGDVTKDNDMHLTSTASMLTEAGSKKTRILPEGTLLLTNSGATLGVAKISLIEAGANDGIAAILSIKRCSKRYLYYFLNSKTEYFRTKVAPGLGQPNLNTDLIGETAIPIPPADEQSKIVEILSTWDRAIEKTEALIEAKERRKKGLMQKLLTGRVRFGAEWEFPKAEEVFKNISVKGFPDEPVLSVTQDQGVVFRDDLERKINMSKSNTHTYKLVESGDFVISLRSFQGGLEYSELRGTVSPAYHVIRSKRPIEDGFYKHYFKSYEFIGRLAVAVIGIRDGKQISYNDFSFMRLPYPPVEQQKEIATILDKADREIKLERARLATLKEQKKGLMQQLLTGKVRVNTKPA from the coding sequence ATGCCTGATGAATGGGATGCTGCGTTACTGAATAAAATTGCCAATGTGGTGCGAGGTGCTTCACCCAGACCTGCTGGGAGTCCTAAGTACTTCAATGGAGATTTCATTCCTTGGATTACTGTTGGAGATGTAACTAAAGATAACGACATGCATCTTACAAGTACAGCCTCTATGTTAACTGAAGCTGGGTCTAAAAAGACTAGGATTCTCCCTGAGGGGACCTTGCTTCTTACGAACAGCGGAGCAACTCTTGGGGTCGCGAAAATATCCTTAATTGAAGCAGGTGCAAATGATGGAATTGCCGCAATACTTTCAATTAAACGATGCAGTAAAAGGTATCTCTATTACTTCCTAAACTCGAAGACTGAATACTTCCGAACTAAAGTTGCGCCTGGACTTGGGCAACCGAATTTGAATACAGACCTGATTGGTGAAACAGCAATTCCCATCCCGCCTGCGGACGAACAAAGTAAGATCGTTGAGATCCTCTCCACCTGGGACCGAGCCATCGAGAAGACCGAGGCCCTCATCGAGGCCAAGGAACGCCGCAAGAAAGGGCTCATGCAGAAGCTGCTGACGGGGCGGGTGCGGTTTGGGGCAGAATGGGAATTCCCTAAGGCGGAGGAAGTGTTTAAAAACATTTCAGTTAAGGGCTTTCCCGATGAGCCTGTTCTATCCGTTACGCAAGATCAAGGTGTTGTCTTCCGAGATGATTTGGAACGCAAAATCAATATGTCAAAGAGCAACACCCACACATATAAGTTGGTAGAATCAGGTGACTTCGTCATTAGTCTTCGTTCATTTCAGGGAGGCCTGGAATATTCTGAGCTACGGGGCACTGTTAGCCCTGCTTACCACGTAATTCGCTCAAAGCGTCCGATCGAAGATGGATTCTACAAGCATTACTTTAAATCATACGAGTTTATAGGAAGATTAGCAGTTGCTGTTATTGGTATTCGCGATGGGAAGCAGATTAGCTATAACGATTTTTCATTTATGCGACTACCATACCCTCCAGTAGAGCAGCAGAAAGAAATTGCAACTATATTGGACAAAGCGGACCGAGAAATCAAACTTGAGCGTGCAAGATTGGCGACTCTCAAAGAGCAGAAGAAAGGACTGATGCAGCAGTTGCTGACTGGTAAGGTGCGGGTGAACACCAAACCTGCGTAA
- a CDS encoding DUF2188 domain-containing protein, whose product MSDKDMHITEHPDGGWQGKKPGAKRASFRTDTQAEAIGRAAEQGRREGLEVSIHGKNGKIRDKRSYGNDPYPPKG is encoded by the coding sequence ATGAGTGACAAGGACATGCACATCACAGAGCACCCAGACGGCGGCTGGCAAGGTAAAAAGCCAGGTGCCAAGCGAGCATCTTTTCGGACTGACACTCAAGCAGAAGCCATAGGCCGTGCTGCTGAGCAGGGTCGGCGGGAAGGTCTGGAGGTCAGCATCCACGGTAAGAATGGCAAGATTCGTGACAAGCGCAGTTACGGTAATGATCCGTATCCGCCGAAAGGGTAA
- a CDS encoding M48 family metallopeptidase gives MTDLPILRSVLFGTTQIEFSIRPANRKTLAIHVFPDGSVVTYAPLDATEAEVAEKVKRKGAWILKQKRQFASYPPAIPARQYISGESLAYLGRHYRLKVREGDIRSAKLIGSFLEVSIQAEDDTDVVESLVQAWLRSKAQSVFDSLMKVCVARSARIGIVDSPPWRLLRMKKRWGSCTKDGTVILNPELIAAPKDCIEYVILHELCHLKIKNHSRKYYRLLSQVSPNWEQLRIKLNRAVEWRLDY, from the coding sequence TTGACTGATTTGCCTATACTTCGCTCAGTGCTGTTTGGCACAACACAGATAGAATTCTCCATTCGTCCCGCAAACCGGAAGACCTTGGCTATCCATGTTTTCCCTGATGGCTCTGTTGTGACCTATGCTCCGCTTGATGCGACCGAAGCTGAGGTTGCGGAAAAGGTTAAACGCAAAGGGGCGTGGATACTCAAGCAGAAGAGGCAGTTCGCTTCTTACCCACCAGCCATTCCAGCCCGGCAATACATCTCCGGAGAAAGCTTAGCATATTTGGGTCGTCACTACCGGCTGAAGGTCAGAGAAGGCGATATCCGCTCTGCTAAATTGATCGGTTCCTTCCTTGAAGTTTCAATTCAGGCAGAAGATGACACTGACGTTGTGGAATCTTTGGTTCAGGCGTGGTTACGTTCAAAGGCACAAAGCGTGTTCGATTCGCTAATGAAAGTATGTGTAGCGAGATCTGCAAGGATAGGCATCGTCGATTCACCTCCGTGGCGTTTACTACGCATGAAAAAGCGATGGGGAAGTTGTACCAAGGACGGAACCGTCATTCTGAATCCAGAGCTCATCGCAGCTCCCAAAGATTGTATCGAGTACGTAATCCTTCATGAGCTGTGTCACCTGAAGATCAAGAATCATTCCCGTAAATATTATCGTTTGCTATCGCAAGTCTCTCCTAACTGGGAACAATTGCGCATAAAGCTCAACCGGGCGGTTGAGTGGCGGTTGGATTATTAA
- a CDS encoding type I restriction endonuclease subunit R, producing the protein MDIDFKEYASSHAPALILLEQLGYEYLSPAKALTMRGGRKSMPVLLDILNSQLRRMNSITFKGQEYEFSDANIARAIREVAQIPFDSLITTSEQIYDLLTLGISLEQTIDGYVKSHSLKFIDWEHPENNVYHVSDEFEFERRHSNSVRRPDIVLFINGIPVVIIECKRPDKRDSIKEGISQHLRNQRVDEVPELYVYSQLLLSVCQNKAMYATTDTDEKFWAVWKEEDGEAQNTVLESLINTALSEEQKVRLLQDATEEQREALERILSSGQRTPTPQDKTIHALLRPERLLQIVYGFIVYDNRIKKVARYQQYFAVQATINRVTDVKGDSRRKGGVIWHTTGSGKSLTMVMLAKALTLDPRIQNPKVIIVTDRVDLDNQISKTFNACGKDVVQATTGEHLLKLISGGRASVITTIIDKFETVANKRTKDEDRNIFVLVDESHRSNYGQSHAKMRVVFPNACYIGFTGTPLLKKEKSTAETFGGFIHKYTMNQAVQDRAVAPLRYEGRMSELHGGDAELDKWFDRITDDLNPEQKSDLKKKFKQAEQLFSADARIAEIAYDIAQHYKQFCKGTGKKAQFAVSSREAALAYLKCFEDQGEVSVAVVMSTPDSREGNTSTDASKIPEVQVFWNDMMTRYGNEKQYQDSLISSFNNSDDPEILIVIDKLLTGFDAPRNSVLYLDKNLKEHNILQAIARVNRLWDGKEYGLVVDYRGIFGALNEAIDTYAALEKEGFDRADIENTIIDVSREIEQLKARHANVWEIFKEVGNKADIESMQLTLEPEDIREQFYEALKLFANTLQLALSNVRFLETTPEKTISRYKNDLKEFLNLRNAVKHRFGESVNYSAYEQQLKNMVNKHIGADAVREVVAPVDIFAVDDFERQLDLIEGDAAKADHIAARVKKTITVKMDEDPTMYRRLSEIIQEMIINHRAKRLSDAEYLSKMHNLLEVQTGERSNVPGVLRGRDDAIAYFGVIGDMLGIPEDAEAYIAEMALQIDEAIAPKKIRDWSSNVDIKNNMMNDIEDVLYEGSEIHGIDIPDESIDNIIDKLLLVAQRRDLD; encoded by the coding sequence ATGGATATCGACTTCAAAGAATACGCATCCTCCCACGCCCCGGCACTGATCCTCCTTGAGCAGCTCGGTTACGAGTATCTATCTCCAGCAAAAGCATTGACCATGCGCGGTGGCCGCAAATCCATGCCTGTTCTGCTGGATATCCTGAATAGCCAATTACGGCGCATGAATTCCATCACGTTCAAGGGACAGGAGTATGAATTCTCGGACGCCAACATTGCCCGAGCCATTCGCGAAGTCGCCCAGATTCCATTTGACAGCCTGATCACCACCAGCGAACAGATCTACGACCTTCTGACTCTCGGCATAAGCTTGGAGCAGACCATCGACGGCTATGTGAAGAGTCATTCTCTGAAGTTCATTGATTGGGAACACCCGGAAAACAACGTTTACCATGTGAGCGACGAATTCGAATTTGAGCGGCGTCATTCCAATTCCGTGCGCAGGCCGGATATTGTGCTTTTCATTAACGGCATCCCCGTTGTCATTATCGAGTGTAAACGCCCGGATAAGCGGGACTCCATCAAGGAAGGTATCAGCCAGCACCTGCGTAATCAGCGTGTGGATGAGGTGCCGGAACTGTATGTGTATAGCCAGTTGCTTCTTTCTGTCTGCCAGAACAAAGCAATGTACGCCACCACGGATACTGATGAAAAGTTCTGGGCTGTCTGGAAAGAAGAAGATGGGGAAGCTCAGAATACCGTATTGGAATCACTCATCAATACGGCCTTGAGCGAGGAACAGAAAGTACGGCTTTTACAGGATGCAACCGAAGAGCAGCGGGAAGCTCTTGAACGGATTTTGAGTTCTGGACAGCGGACACCCACGCCGCAGGATAAAACTATCCACGCTCTGCTTCGACCGGAGCGGCTGTTACAAATTGTCTATGGATTTATCGTCTACGATAACCGAATCAAGAAGGTTGCCCGTTACCAACAATATTTCGCGGTTCAGGCCACGATAAATCGCGTTACCGATGTGAAGGGTGACAGCCGCCGCAAGGGGGGAGTGATCTGGCACACAACCGGTTCCGGTAAATCTTTGACGATGGTCATGCTTGCCAAGGCTCTTACGCTCGATCCCCGTATCCAGAATCCCAAAGTCATTATCGTTACCGACCGTGTGGACTTGGATAATCAGATTTCAAAGACGTTCAATGCCTGCGGTAAGGATGTTGTTCAGGCCACTACCGGGGAACATTTACTGAAGCTCATCTCCGGCGGACGCGCCTCGGTCATTACTACCATAATCGACAAATTTGAGACCGTAGCCAATAAGCGCACCAAAGATGAGGATCGGAACATCTTCGTGCTGGTGGATGAGAGTCACCGCAGCAATTATGGTCAAAGCCATGCAAAGATGCGTGTTGTATTTCCCAACGCTTGCTATATCGGCTTCACCGGAACTCCCTTGCTCAAGAAGGAAAAGAGCACCGCTGAGACCTTCGGCGGGTTTATCCATAAGTACACCATGAATCAGGCCGTGCAGGATCGGGCTGTCGCGCCTCTTCGATATGAAGGCCGCATGAGTGAACTGCATGGCGGTGATGCCGAGCTGGATAAATGGTTCGACCGCATCACTGATGATTTGAACCCTGAGCAGAAAAGTGACCTGAAGAAGAAATTCAAGCAGGCTGAGCAGCTCTTCTCTGCCGATGCCCGTATTGCGGAGATCGCTTACGATATCGCTCAACATTACAAGCAGTTCTGTAAGGGGACCGGAAAGAAAGCACAGTTTGCTGTTTCCAGCAGGGAAGCGGCATTGGCCTATCTGAAGTGTTTTGAGGATCAGGGCGAAGTATCCGTGGCAGTTGTCATGTCAACTCCGGACAGCCGCGAAGGCAATACTTCCACCGATGCTTCCAAAATTCCCGAGGTTCAAGTTTTCTGGAATGACATGATGACTCGCTATGGCAATGAGAAGCAGTACCAGGACAGTTTGATCAGTTCATTCAACAACAGCGATGATCCTGAAATATTAATCGTTATCGACAAACTACTGACCGGGTTCGATGCTCCCCGCAACAGCGTTCTGTATCTCGACAAAAATCTTAAAGAGCACAATATCCTTCAGGCCATAGCGAGGGTGAACCGGCTGTGGGACGGGAAGGAATATGGGCTGGTGGTGGACTACCGAGGCATCTTCGGTGCCTTGAACGAGGCCATCGACACATATGCGGCCTTGGAGAAGGAAGGGTTTGACCGGGCAGACATTGAAAATACCATTATCGACGTAAGCCGTGAAATCGAACAGCTTAAGGCCCGTCATGCCAACGTCTGGGAGATTTTCAAAGAGGTCGGGAACAAGGCTGACATCGAGAGCATGCAGCTTACGCTGGAACCGGAGGATATCCGTGAACAGTTTTATGAAGCACTCAAGCTCTTCGCCAATACTCTTCAGCTGGCCTTGTCCAATGTCCGGTTTCTGGAAACTACACCGGAGAAGACGATCAGCCGGTACAAGAATGATCTGAAAGAATTCCTCAACCTGCGCAATGCCGTGAAACATCGTTTTGGTGAATCCGTCAATTATTCAGCTTACGAGCAGCAGCTCAAGAACATGGTCAACAAGCATATCGGTGCTGACGCTGTACGGGAGGTCGTGGCTCCTGTTGATATTTTTGCGGTGGATGATTTTGAGCGGCAGCTTGATTTGATTGAGGGCGATGCGGCCAAAGCGGACCACATAGCCGCCCGAGTCAAGAAAACTATCACCGTCAAAATGGATGAAGACCCGACAATGTACCGGAGACTCTCCGAGATCATTCAGGAAATGATCATCAATCACCGGGCGAAACGCCTTTCCGATGCGGAATACCTCAGCAAGATGCATAATTTGTTGGAAGTACAGACTGGGGAAAGAAGCAATGTTCCGGGTGTATTGAGGGGACGGGACGACGCGATTGCATATTTCGGGGTTATCGGGGACATGCTCGGCATACCAGAAGATGCTGAGGCATACATTGCCGAGATGGCATTGCAGATCGATGAGGCCATCGCACCCAAAAAGATTCGTGACTGGAGCTCCAATGTCGACATCAAAAACAATATGATGAATGATATCGAAGATGTACTTTATGAAGGCTCAGAGATTCATGGAATAGATATCCCGGATGAATCCATAGACAACATAATCGACAAGCTGCTGCTCGTCGCCCAAAGACGTGATCTTGACTGA